The following proteins come from a genomic window of Polyangiaceae bacterium:
- a CDS encoding DUF2249 domain-containing protein: protein MLSIDNMVHPAEREKSEHRREQIVRAALALLAEAPLSELSTRRIAGAVGISQPALFRHFRSREAILVEVIATARADLGHVVTRIVSTPSAPHARLGALADALVGYVTENPGLPRLLFANVAAGDSPLLSALRQLHSMQLSLVAELVREGQRDGTFDPTVEPRDAATLFVGFLQALTSSRRLEERDEPLVEQGRRLFALWLKSVMAAHPSKPANVHAEVRREGLQSVDARPLLARGVDPLDSVLAAVQAVGPGGVVKLQVPFRPTPLLSLLGSRGHAVSAEQVNGKLWVVEIVHGGAPAPEDLRELEAPEPLERVLLACARLPRGRVYLARVPRVPRLLFPHLEERGLQYAVYEEQDGTALLRVFKP, encoded by the coding sequence ATGTTATCGATCGATAACATGGTGCATCCCGCCGAGCGAGAGAAAAGCGAGCACCGCCGCGAGCAGATCGTGCGGGCAGCGCTGGCTCTGCTGGCAGAGGCGCCGCTTTCGGAGCTCAGCACTCGGCGGATCGCCGGGGCCGTCGGCATTTCGCAGCCCGCGCTGTTCCGCCATTTCAGGTCGCGAGAAGCGATCTTGGTGGAGGTGATAGCGACCGCGCGGGCAGACCTCGGCCACGTCGTCACTCGGATCGTGAGCACACCCTCTGCGCCGCACGCTCGGCTCGGAGCCCTGGCCGACGCGCTGGTGGGCTACGTGACGGAAAACCCCGGACTGCCGCGCTTGCTGTTTGCCAACGTCGCTGCCGGCGACAGTCCACTGCTGAGCGCGCTGCGACAGCTTCACTCCATGCAGCTGTCGCTGGTCGCCGAGCTGGTTCGCGAGGGGCAGCGCGACGGCACCTTCGATCCGACGGTAGAGCCGCGCGATGCAGCGACGCTCTTTGTCGGGTTCCTGCAGGCGCTCACCTCCAGCCGTCGCCTCGAAGAACGCGACGAGCCCCTCGTCGAGCAAGGACGTCGACTGTTTGCGTTGTGGCTCAAGAGCGTCATGGCGGCTCATCCGTCGAAGCCGGCGAACGTGCACGCGGAGGTGCGGCGCGAAGGCCTCCAGAGCGTGGATGCACGCCCACTCTTGGCTCGCGGCGTTGATCCGCTGGATTCCGTGCTCGCCGCCGTCCAAGCAGTGGGTCCAGGTGGCGTGGTGAAGTTGCAGGTGCCGTTCCGGCCGACGCCACTCCTCTCGCTGCTCGGCTCCCGCGGTCACGCTGTCAGCGCGGAGCAGGTGAACGGGAAGCTGTGGGTGGTTGAGATCGTTCATGGCGGCGCGCCCGCACCCGAAGATCTGAGGGAACTGGAAGCGCCCGAGCCACTGGAGCGCGTACTGTTGGCGTGCGCGCGTTTGCCCCGCGGCCGGGTGTACTTGGCGCGCGTGCCCCGCGTGCCCCGGCTTCTGTTCCCACACCTCGAAGAACGCGGCCTCCAGTACGCCGTTTACGAGGAGCAGGATGGCACGGCGCTCCTCCGGGTGTTCAAGCCGTGA